The Megalops cyprinoides isolate fMegCyp1 chromosome 22, fMegCyp1.pri, whole genome shotgun sequence genome contains a region encoding:
- the LOC118769438 gene encoding protein mab-21-like 2, producing MIATQAKLVYQLNKYYNERCQTRKAAIAKTIREVCKVVSDVLKEVEVQEPRFISSLSEIEARYEGMEVIAPNEFEVVLYLNQMGVFNFVDDGSLPGCAVLKLSDGRKRSMSLWVEFITASGYLSARKIRSRFQTLVAQAVDKCSYRDVVKMVADTSEVKLRIRERYVVQITPAFKCTGIWPRSAAQWPLPHIPWPGPNRVAEVKAEGFNLLSKECYSLTGKQSSAESDAWVLQFSEAENRLLMAGCRKKCLSILKTLRDRHLELPGQPLNNYHMKTLLLYECEKHPRETDWDESCLGDRLNGILLQLISCLQCRRCPHYFLPNLDLFQGKPHSALEAAAKQTWRLAREILTNAKSLDKL from the coding sequence ATGATAGCGACGCAAGCGAAGCTTGTTTACCAGCTCAACAAATATTACAACGAGAGATGCCAAACTCGCAAAGCGGCCATCGCAAAGACGATAAGGGAGGTGTGTAAGGTGGTGTCGGACGTCCTGAAGGAGGTGGAAGTGCAGGAGCCCCGCTTCATCAGCTCCTTGAGCGAGATCGAGGCGCGCTACGAGGGGATGGAGGTCATCGCCCCGAACGAATTCGAAGTGGTGCTTTACCTGAACCAGATGGGTGTTTTCAACTTTGTGGATGACGGGTCTTTGCCGGGGTGCGCGGTGTTGAAGCTGAGCGACGGACGCAAGAGGAGCATGTCTCTCTGGGTCGAGTTCATCACGGCCTCGGGCTACCTCTCCGCCCGAAAAATCAGATCAAGGTTTCAGACACTGGTGGCACAAGCCGTTGACAAATGCAGCTATCGTGATGTGGTTAAGATGGTAGCGGACACCAGCGAGGTGAAGCTGCGGATCCGGGAAAGATATGTCGTTCAGATCACCCCCGCTTTCAAATGCACGGGAATCTGGCCTAGAAGCGCAGCCCAGTGGCCCCTGCCACACATTCCCTGGCCCGGTCCTAATCGGGTCGCAGAAGTCAAAGCCGAGGGTTTCAATCTCCTCTCTAAAGAGTGCTATTCGTTAACCGGCAAGCAGAGCTCGGCGGAGAGTGACGCCTGGGTCTTGCAGTTTAGCGAAGCCGAAAACAGGCTACTGATGGCAGGATGCAGGAAGAAATGTCTCTCCATCCTGAAGACCCTGCGGGACCGACACCTCGAGCTGCCGGGGCAGCCTCTCAACAACTACCACATGAAAACCTTGCTTCTGTACGAGTGCGAGAAGCACCCGCGAGAGACCGACTGGGACGAGTCGTGCCTGGGTGACCGACTGAACGGAATTCTCCTGCAGCTTATCTCTTGCCTGCAGTGCCGAAGATGCCCCCATTACTTCTTACCAAACTTGGACCTGTTTCAGGGGAAACCACACTCGGCCTTAGAGGCTGCAGCGAAGCAGACTTGGAGACTAGCGAGAGAGATTCTGACGAACGCAAAAAGCCTGGACAAATTATAG